Proteins encoded within one genomic window of Ranitomeya variabilis isolate aRanVar5 chromosome 4, aRanVar5.hap1, whole genome shotgun sequence:
- the LOC143767886 gene encoding uncharacterized protein LOC143767886: MDQVVLRRLWAEVAKSLWDGFDSASAKDKGNFMKKLRTRWRSMKDRFNKGIRAAEEQARSGAAASKSVPYKYNRALQFLRPVLSRRQTHSSTLERARPAGADLHESPSDPSQPSHSDSRLAPPSGEPAAGPSGVPLHEASGAPSFGNSRQRQRASDRPAMPEFLHLSTVFQNCFKALSDKMDTRLSSIERRLENLEAELSNPAKHFLSTISKGMVEHLTPELQISVMQSCNNAYVRALQQARVMQSATLPVVPSLASMTPTPAAEPLQPPHPGPSAERRHHRHHSSVPPTPAPARPSSSRSHHSGGAAAVGKKRKHKRKRTRTEALAAPIQTPSTRRASSRSRSSQSQPRTSQRLVLPPPSPTEVAVSSPLYPAEGLDLPSSLLDYRSTSSSSSSSSSFSPHSQKDTYHSPMVAQVDTP; the protein is encoded by the exons atggaccaggtggtgttgaggcgtttgtgggcagaggtggcaaagtcgctgtgggatggctttgacagtgcctcagcgaaggacaaaggcaacttta tgaaaaagttgaggaccagatggcgatccatgaaggaccgtttcaataaggggatccgtgctgcggaggagcaagctcggagtggtgctgctgcgtccaagtcggtgccctataaatataacagggcactacagttcttaagaccggtccttagccgccgaca gacacacagcagcaccctcgagcgagctcgccccgcaggagcggaccttcatgaatcgccatctgacccgtcacagccctcccacagcgacagcaggcttgcaccaccatctggagaaccggcagccggtccatcaggtgttcccctgcacgaggcctctggcgcaccttcgttcgggaattcccgacagcgccagcgggcctcggacaggccagccatgcccgaatttttgcatttgagcacggttttccagaactgtttcaaggcgttgagcgataaaatggacactcgtctgtccagtatcgaacggcgccttgaaaatctggaagccgagctctcgaatccggccaaacattttttaagtactattagtaagggcatggtggaacaccttacgccggaactccagatttcggtgatgcaatcctgcaacaatgcctacgtgagggctctgcagcaggctcgggtcatgcagtcagcgacactgcccgtagtgccgtcgctggctagcatgactccgactcctgctgcagagccactccagccaccccaccctggtccaagtgccgagcgacgccaccacaggcaccatagcagtgtgccgccgactcctgctcctgccaggccctcatcctcccgcagccatcattctgggggagctgccgcagttggaaagaaaagaaaacacaaaagaaagaggacacgcactgaggctctggctgctccaatacaaaCACCAAGTACACGTCGGgcctctagccgcagcaggagcagccagagccaaccaagaacctcgcaaaggctcgtgttgcctcctccctcccctacagaggtggcggtttcctccccattataccctgcggagggtttggacctgccatcgagcctcctggactataggtcaacatcctcctcgtcgtcatcatcctcatctttctctccccattcccaaaaagatacataccattcccccatggtggcacaggttgataccccctaa